A single region of the Schistocerca serialis cubense isolate TAMUIC-IGC-003099 chromosome 7, iqSchSeri2.2, whole genome shotgun sequence genome encodes:
- the LOC126412245 gene encoding 40S ribosomal protein S15 — translation MAEVEETQKKKRTFRKFTFRGVDLDQLLDMTMDQLMELFHARARRRFSRGLKRKPLALVNKLRKAKKEAPPNEKPEIVKTHLRNMIIVPEMVGSIVGVYNGKTFNQVEVKPEMIGHYLGEFSVTYKPVKHGRPGIGATHSSRFIPLK, via the exons ATGGCGGAG GTAGAGGAAacccagaagaagaagaggaccttCCGGAAATTTACTTTCCGTGGGGTGGATCTAGATCAGTTGTTGGACATGACTAT GGATCAGCTTATGGAGCTTTTCCATGCTAGAGCTCGACGTAGGTTTTCAAGAGGCCTGAAGCGCAAACCTTTAGCTCTCGTCAATAAGCTTCGTAAAGCCAAGAAAGAAGCACCACCAAATGAAAAGCCCGAAATTGTCAAGACACATCTTCGTAATATGATAATTGTGCCAGAGATGGTAGGAAGTATTGTTGGAGTTTACAATGGAAAGACCTTCAACCAAGTGGAGGTGAAG CCTGAAATGATTGGACACTACCTTGGTGAATTCAGTGTCACATACAAACCAGTTAAACATGGACGTCCTGGAATTGGTGCCACTCACAGTTCAAGATTCATTCCTCTTAAGtaa